In one window of Fictibacillus phosphorivorans DNA:
- the rocF gene encoding arginase — protein sequence MLKDITVIGVPMDLGQMRRGVDMGPSAIRYAGVVERLENLDYRVEDFGDIDIARPEKQSIENEGNLKNLKGVIEASEKLSQTVSTVISNKKFPLVLGGDHSIAIGTLAGVSKHYENLGVIWYDAHGDLNTADTSPSGNIHGMPLAVSIGIGHERLTNISDYTPKIKPENIVIIGARSLDEGERELIKEKGIKVYTMHEVDRLGMAKVMEETIEYLAHTDGVHLSLDLDGLDPHDAPGVGTPVLGGISYRESHLAMEMLAEAEIITSAEFVEVNPILDEKNKTATVAVALMGSLFGEKLL from the coding sequence ATGTTGAAAGATATTACAGTAATCGGTGTACCGATGGATTTAGGACAAATGCGCCGCGGTGTGGATATGGGGCCGAGTGCGATTCGATATGCAGGTGTTGTTGAACGCCTTGAGAACCTGGATTATCGTGTAGAAGATTTTGGTGATATAGATATTGCTCGTCCAGAAAAACAAAGTATTGAAAACGAAGGTAATCTGAAAAATTTAAAGGGTGTTATTGAAGCGAGTGAAAAGCTCTCACAAACGGTATCTACTGTAATCTCGAATAAAAAGTTTCCGCTTGTATTAGGGGGAGATCATAGTATTGCAATTGGTACGTTGGCAGGGGTTTCTAAGCATTATGAGAATCTAGGTGTCATCTGGTATGATGCGCATGGAGACTTGAATACAGCGGATACATCTCCGAGCGGAAACATTCATGGCATGCCTCTTGCTGTAAGTATTGGGATCGGTCACGAAAGACTTACGAACATAAGTGATTACACACCAAAAATCAAACCTGAAAATATTGTGATTATCGGAGCGCGTTCATTAGATGAAGGTGAACGTGAACTGATCAAAGAAAAAGGGATTAAAGTATATACGATGCATGAAGTTGATCGTCTAGGGATGGCGAAAGTGATGGAAGAGACGATCGAATACTTGGCACACACAGATGGCGTTCACTTGAGTCTTGATCTAGATGGGCTCGATCCACATGATGCACCTGGGGTTGGAACTCCTGTACTTGGAGGCATCAGTTATAGAGAGAGTCACTTGGCGATGGAAATGCTTGCTGAAGCAGAGATCATTACTTCAGCAGAATTCGTAGAAGTTAATCCGATCTTAGATGAGAAGAACAAAACAGCAACGGTTGCTGTAGCTTTAATGGGTTCTTTATTTGGAGAGAAGCTACTATAA
- the cwlD gene encoding N-acetylmuramoyl-L-alanine amidase CwlD, which translates to MKKWVKGAAFALGCAVLIFIFTYHFLDDDSWRSWNMPLSGKIIVIDPGHGGADGGAVGDGEVLEKEIALNISVLLRDYLQEAGALVIMTRETDTDLANEGTKKLRHRKYEDLKERKRIINENHADLFISIHLNSLPSSRWRGAQVFYHPGKEDGEAVSKFIQDEIKRNLNNTNRFAKSIEGLYLLRTAEVPGALVEVGFLSNPSERELLKTESYQKSIAASIYQGMLRFYTNETPPASPLD; encoded by the coding sequence ATGAAGAAGTGGGTGAAGGGAGCCGCATTTGCACTTGGATGCGCAGTCCTTATCTTTATTTTCACCTATCATTTTTTAGATGATGATTCGTGGCGATCGTGGAATATGCCGCTCTCTGGAAAGATTATCGTAATCGACCCAGGTCATGGCGGAGCTGACGGTGGTGCGGTCGGTGATGGAGAAGTTCTTGAAAAAGAGATTGCGTTAAACATTTCCGTATTACTTCGAGATTATCTACAAGAAGCAGGAGCACTCGTCATCATGACTCGAGAGACAGACACAGATCTAGCTAATGAAGGCACAAAAAAATTACGCCATCGCAAATATGAAGATTTAAAAGAACGAAAACGAATTATTAACGAAAATCATGCGGACTTATTCATTTCGATTCATCTCAATTCTTTGCCTTCATCTCGTTGGAGAGGTGCTCAAGTCTTTTATCATCCTGGAAAAGAAGACGGAGAAGCGGTATCTAAATTTATTCAAGACGAAATCAAGCGTAACTTAAACAATACGAACCGATTCGCAAAATCCATAGAAGGTCTATACTTGCTTCGAACGGCAGAAGTACCAGGAGCGCTAGTAGAAGTCGGTTTCTTATCCAATCCATCAGAACGCGAACTGTTAAAAACAGAGTCGTACCAAAAAAGTATAGCGGCATCGATCTACCAGGGGATGCTGCGCTTTTATACAAATGAAACCCCACCAGCATCTCCTCTTGACTAG
- the rplM gene encoding 50S ribosomal protein L13, with amino-acid sequence MRTTFMAKASEVERKWFVIDAEGKTLGRLSSEVASILRGKHKPIYTPHVDTGDHVIIINAEKIELTGKKLTDKIYYRHTGHPGGLRTRTALEMRTTRPVQMLELAIKGMLPKNSLGRQMFKKLHVYAGAEHNNQAQKPENYELRG; translated from the coding sequence ATGCGTACGACTTTCATGGCGAAAGCTTCTGAAGTAGAACGTAAATGGTTTGTGATCGACGCTGAAGGCAAAACACTTGGACGTCTATCCAGTGAAGTTGCATCTATCCTTCGCGGTAAGCATAAGCCTATTTATACACCACACGTTGACACTGGTGATCACGTAATCATCATCAACGCTGAGAAGATTGAATTAACAGGTAAGAAATTAACAGACAAAATTTACTACCGCCACACTGGTCACCCAGGTGGACTGCGTACGAGAACTGCATTAGAAATGCGTACAACTCGTCCAGTTCAAATGCTTGAGCTAGCAATCAAAGGTATGCTTCCAAAGAACAGCCTTGGTCGCCAAATGTTCAAAAAGCTTCACGTTTACGCTGGAGCTGAGCACAACAACCAAGCACAAAAACCTGAAAACTACGAGTTACGCGGATAA
- the gerD gene encoding spore germination lipoprotein GerD, producing the protein MKKLYIFLFCISLAALSGCAQEAQGSSQVDYEATKKMLVDLLKTDEGKKAIKEVLSDKEIQQDILIDQEVIKQTIEKQLLSEKGQKFWQTLFKDPKFSVAFAKSMRKEHEKLMKDLMKDPQYQAEVMKIMQNPQMAEKLLSLVDTQPVRKEMKKVMLETFESPIVQAQIQEMLKKVAHEEIDQSISKKGKEASTGGGQQQQDSTSPQ; encoded by the coding sequence TTGAAAAAATTATACATTTTCCTCTTTTGTATCTCTCTTGCTGCTCTTTCCGGCTGTGCTCAAGAAGCCCAAGGCAGTTCTCAGGTCGATTATGAAGCAACAAAAAAGATGTTAGTCGATCTATTGAAGACAGATGAAGGAAAAAAAGCTATCAAAGAAGTGTTATCTGATAAAGAAATTCAACAAGATATACTCATTGATCAAGAAGTCATCAAACAGACGATTGAAAAGCAGCTTCTTTCTGAAAAAGGACAAAAGTTTTGGCAGACCCTTTTTAAAGATCCGAAGTTCTCAGTAGCTTTTGCAAAAAGTATGCGAAAAGAACACGAGAAACTGATGAAGGATCTTATGAAAGATCCGCAATATCAAGCAGAAGTTATGAAAATCATGCAGAATCCGCAAATGGCAGAAAAGTTATTATCTCTTGTGGACACACAACCTGTTAGAAAAGAAATGAAAAAAGTGATGCTTGAAACGTTTGAGAGTCCGATCGTACAAGCTCAGATTCAAGAAATGCTGAAAAAAGTCGCTCATGAAGAAATTGATCAATCCATCTCTAAAAAAGGAAAAGAAGCATCAACTGGCGGTGGACAACAACAACAAGATTCAACGAGCCCGCAATAA
- the rpsI gene encoding 30S ribosomal protein S9, producing the protein MAQVQYYGTGRRKHSVARVRLVPGEGRIVINGRDIDEFFGLETLKLIVKQPLNTTETTDKYDVLVTVHGGGYTGQAGAIRHGISRALLEADPEYRGSLKAAGFLTRDARMKERKKYGLKGARRAPQFSKR; encoded by the coding sequence GTGGCACAAGTACAATATTATGGCACTGGACGTCGTAAGCACTCCGTAGCGCGTGTACGATTAGTTCCTGGTGAAGGCCGTATCGTAATCAACGGACGTGACATTGACGAATTTTTCGGATTAGAAACTTTAAAGCTTATCGTTAAGCAACCACTTAACACAACTGAAACAACTGACAAGTATGACGTATTAGTTACTGTTCATGGCGGTGGATACACTGGACAAGCAGGAGCTATCCGTCACGGTATCTCTCGTGCGCTTCTAGAAGCAGATCCTGAGTACCGCGGTTCTCTTAAAGCAGCTGGATTCCTTACTCGTGACGCTCGTATGAAAGAGCGTAAGAAGTACGGACTTAAAGGCGCTCGTCGTGCACCTCAGTTCTCAAAACGTTAA
- a CDS encoding anti-sigma factor family protein, whose protein sequence is MHDEASVYDELMNKVLDGDATKEEEQNFHNHLKDCETCREEFELLTVTLKELQLQSHIKAPEGFTEAVMAKLPKEKQQVKWMRWMKTHPALTAAAIFMFFMAASVFTSYNQQDLAVVKGEGNLQIKKNERVVVVPAGETIKGDLVVENADVRIEGRVEGDVTVIKGDQYLASAGEVTGHSQEIGQVVEWVWYKLKSLISTNDEAMIDNHKESRIHTAFFLGQIC, encoded by the coding sequence ATGCATGATGAAGCTTCCGTATATGATGAATTAATGAATAAAGTACTTGATGGTGATGCGACGAAAGAAGAAGAACAAAACTTTCACAATCATCTAAAAGATTGTGAGACGTGTAGAGAAGAGTTCGAACTGCTGACTGTTACATTGAAGGAATTGCAGTTGCAATCCCATATAAAGGCGCCAGAAGGCTTTACAGAGGCTGTGATGGCTAAATTACCTAAAGAGAAGCAACAAGTAAAGTGGATGCGTTGGATGAAGACACATCCCGCTCTAACGGCTGCCGCAATCTTTATGTTCTTTATGGCAGCGTCTGTGTTCACGAGCTATAATCAACAAGACCTCGCCGTGGTAAAAGGCGAAGGCAACCTGCAGATCAAAAAGAATGAGCGAGTCGTCGTCGTTCCTGCGGGCGAAACCATTAAAGGCGATTTAGTTGTAGAAAATGCAGACGTCAGAATCGAAGGCCGAGTCGAAGGTGACGTAACGGTCATAAAAGGCGATCAATATCTTGCTTCAGCTGGGGAAGTAACGGGCCACAGTCAGGAAATTGGTCAAGTGGTCGAATGGGTATGGTATAAGTTGAAATCTTTAATTAGTACAAATGATGAAGCTATGATTGATAATCATAAGGAGAGCCGTATCCATACGGCTTTTTTTCTTGGTCAAATTTGCTAA
- the pdaB gene encoding polysaccharide deacetylase family sporulation protein PdaB, which produces MKFFFVINGKKVKQYMVVVFAAFFAASLAFVGQQQLSVFSSKDGPRAIYKGEDQGNKVSLTFDISWGDKRVTPILDVLKDKGVKNCTFFISAAWAERHPEIVERIVKDGHEVASLGYQYKSYTDWEDKQIKRDILLAQEKIKKVSGKMTSLIRPPNGNFDERVLNISEDLNHTVVHWSIDTKDWKNPGVDRIVTTATDETKAGDIILLHASDSVKQTHKALPTIIDKLRDDGFKFVSVSEMIANTEANSKEVN; this is translated from the coding sequence ATGAAATTTTTCTTTGTTATTAACGGCAAGAAAGTAAAACAATACATGGTTGTTGTATTTGCCGCTTTCTTTGCTGCTTCACTTGCTTTTGTAGGGCAGCAACAACTATCTGTTTTTTCATCTAAAGATGGACCCCGAGCAATTTATAAGGGAGAAGACCAAGGCAATAAAGTCTCTCTTACGTTTGATATCAGCTGGGGCGATAAGCGTGTAACGCCGATCTTGGATGTCTTAAAAGACAAAGGTGTCAAGAATTGCACTTTTTTCATATCCGCCGCTTGGGCTGAGCGACACCCTGAGATCGTTGAACGAATTGTAAAAGATGGTCATGAAGTAGCTAGTCTTGGGTATCAATACAAAAGTTATACTGATTGGGAAGACAAACAGATCAAAAGGGATATTCTTTTAGCTCAGGAAAAGATCAAAAAGGTATCTGGAAAAATGACTTCTCTTATCCGTCCGCCTAACGGAAATTTTGATGAGCGTGTCTTGAACATCTCTGAGGATCTCAACCATACGGTGGTTCATTGGAGCATCGATACGAAAGATTGGAAAAATCCTGGCGTAGATCGTATTGTGACAACAGCTACCGATGAGACGAAAGCTGGCGACATTATCTTACTTCATGCATCTGATTCTGTTAAGCAAACGCACAAAGCACTTCCTACGATTATCGATAAACTACGTGACGATGGATTTAAATTTGTAAGTGTAAGTGAGATGATCGCGAACACGGAGGCTAACAGTAAAGAGGTTAACTGA
- a CDS encoding energy-coupling factor ABC transporter ATP-binding protein: MEISINRLEHRYMEGTPFERRALHDINLDIADGTFLALIGHTGSGKSTLIQHLNGLLKPSAGSIKMGSTELKAGGKKQDLKSLRKKAGIVFQYPEHQLFEETVEKDIMFGPRNFGVSEETARLTAAKVIEMVGLPENVLTKSPFDLSGGQMRRVAIAGVLAMNPEVLILDEPTAGLDPAGRVEIMELFYSLHERNNLTTILVTHSMEDASRYADEIAVMHKGELYLHGKPTEIFSEREALQKAGLDVPETVQFLQKWNEKSGLHLTLTKFIVEELAKQVSQSLKKRGN; encoded by the coding sequence ATGGAAATTAGCATAAACCGTTTAGAGCATCGATATATGGAGGGAACTCCGTTCGAGAGACGAGCCCTGCACGATATTAATCTCGACATCGCGGATGGTACTTTCCTTGCTTTGATCGGGCACACTGGCTCTGGAAAGTCTACGCTTATCCAACATCTTAACGGATTGTTAAAACCTTCAGCAGGCTCGATAAAGATGGGCAGTACTGAACTTAAAGCTGGTGGGAAGAAGCAAGATTTAAAATCACTTCGAAAAAAAGCCGGGATTGTTTTTCAGTATCCTGAACATCAGCTTTTTGAAGAAACGGTAGAAAAAGATATCATGTTTGGTCCACGGAATTTTGGTGTGTCTGAGGAAACAGCTCGACTCACGGCAGCTAAAGTAATCGAGATGGTTGGACTACCAGAGAATGTTCTAACGAAGTCTCCTTTTGACTTAAGCGGTGGCCAGATGCGCCGTGTGGCGATTGCAGGTGTCCTTGCTATGAACCCTGAGGTGCTGATTTTGGACGAGCCTACAGCAGGACTTGATCCAGCTGGGCGTGTTGAGATCATGGAGCTGTTCTATTCCCTGCATGAGAGAAACAACCTTACGACCATACTTGTTACTCACAGTATGGAGGATGCATCGAGATACGCAGATGAGATTGCTGTCATGCATAAAGGTGAACTGTATCTGCATGGTAAACCGACTGAGATCTTTAGTGAACGAGAAGCACTCCAGAAAGCAGGATTAGATGTGCCGGAGACCGTTCAATTTTTACAAAAGTGGAATGAGAAGTCTGGTCTTCATCTTACTTTAACGAAGTTTATAGTAGAAGAGCTGGCTAAACAGGTTAGTCAGAGTCTGAAGAAGAGGGGGAACTAG
- a CDS encoding KinB-signaling pathway activation protein, which translates to MKIRSWIFLFFTTLLIGIVSAITVGLILKFPEDSSALEVLLYIFGLIGFGALFSVFSQMGFFAYLTVHRFGLGIFKSHRLWNGVQLVLIAVVLFDLFYLRYTSFHNEGDSLVNYILIPLAILAYGLIIAYVKVKQTTSVAFIPTLFFITVVTILEWVPVLKENNTLSLWMGFVPIMLCNTYQILMLHRLLQTNQSKSSKQTKPTAL; encoded by the coding sequence GTGAAAATTAGAAGTTGGATCTTTTTATTCTTTACCACATTGTTAATTGGGATTGTTAGTGCAATCACAGTTGGTCTTATATTAAAGTTTCCTGAAGACAGCAGCGCTTTAGAAGTTCTTCTATATATTTTTGGATTGATCGGTTTCGGCGCGTTGTTCAGTGTTTTTAGTCAGATGGGCTTTTTTGCTTACTTAACCGTTCATCGCTTTGGACTTGGTATCTTTAAAAGCCATCGCCTTTGGAATGGTGTACAACTTGTATTGATTGCAGTCGTTCTGTTCGATCTATTCTATTTACGATATACATCCTTTCATAACGAAGGAGACAGCCTCGTTAATTACATTCTTATTCCGCTTGCGATCTTAGCTTACGGATTGATCATAGCCTATGTAAAAGTAAAGCAAACAACGAGCGTAGCATTCATACCAACACTTTTCTTCATCACAGTCGTTACTATTTTAGAATGGGTACCGGTGCTGAAAGAAAACAATACTCTTTCGCTTTGGATGGGGTTTGTTCCGATCATGCTTTGTAATACGTATCAAATTTTAATGTTGCATCGACTGTTGCAGACTAATCAATCTAAATCATCTAAACAAACAAAGCCCACTGCCTTATAA
- a CDS encoding energy-coupling factor transporter transmembrane component T family protein: protein MLQNVIIGQYYPASSPLHRMDSRSKLIAAFFYLFIVFLANNWVTYGVLIAFTVVTISLSKVPFRFLYKGLKPILLLVVFTMLLHIFLTKEGNLLYKAGFLEIYEGGVIQGIFIALRLLLLVMMTSLLTLTTTPIDITDGLEHLLGPLKKWKLPVHEFALMMSISLRFIPTLLQETEKIMKAQMARGADFTSGPIKERAKAFVPLLVPLFVSSFKRAEELALAMEARGYRGGEGRTRLRALAWHQRDTFALLLLALLTLSLFLLRN from the coding sequence ATGCTGCAGAATGTAATCATCGGGCAGTATTATCCAGCCTCCTCTCCACTTCATCGAATGGATTCACGTTCGAAGCTCATTGCTGCCTTCTTTTATTTGTTTATTGTTTTTCTAGCGAACAACTGGGTGACTTATGGAGTGCTGATCGCTTTTACGGTTGTAACGATCAGTCTGTCAAAAGTTCCATTTCGTTTTTTATATAAAGGATTAAAGCCGATTCTTTTACTCGTCGTGTTTACGATGCTTTTGCATATTTTCTTAACAAAAGAGGGCAATCTGCTTTATAAAGCAGGCTTTCTTGAAATATACGAAGGCGGAGTGATTCAAGGGATATTCATCGCACTAAGACTTTTACTTCTTGTTATGATGACGTCACTTTTGACCTTAACAACAACACCGATTGATATTACAGACGGGTTGGAGCACTTATTAGGTCCATTGAAAAAGTGGAAACTGCCTGTTCACGAATTCGCGTTAATGATGTCGATCTCACTCCGGTTTATTCCAACACTTTTACAAGAGACGGAAAAGATCATGAAAGCGCAGATGGCACGTGGAGCTGATTTCACGAGCGGACCGATAAAAGAACGAGCAAAAGCTTTTGTACCGCTCTTGGTGCCGTTATTTGTTTCATCGTTCAAGCGGGCTGAAGAACTCGCTCTAGCGATGGAGGCAAGAGGATACCGCGGTGGAGAAGGCAGAACTCGACTGCGTGCGCTAGCGTGGCATCAACGTGATACGTTTGCTCTGCTGCTATTAGCACTGCTGACGCTTTCGCTATTCTTATTACGCAATTAA
- the sigW gene encoding RNA polymerase sigma factor SigW produces MDALIANMVTQVKKGDQEAFEGIVDLFKDKIYRHCFRMVGNGHEAEDLAQETFLRAYRNIGKYNSEYKFSTWIFRIATNLCIDRLRKKKPDYYLDAEVPGTDGATMYSQLSSEEPLPEEVVTENEEWNELQAEIMKLPEKYRTAILLKYVEDLSLEEISKIMDIPVPTVKTRIHRGREALKKVFQMVVKTR; encoded by the coding sequence ATGGACGCCTTAATAGCGAATATGGTGACCCAAGTTAAAAAAGGGGACCAAGAAGCGTTTGAAGGCATTGTGGACCTGTTTAAAGATAAAATATACCGGCATTGTTTCCGGATGGTCGGCAATGGACATGAAGCAGAAGACTTAGCACAAGAAACTTTTTTAAGAGCTTACCGTAATATAGGTAAGTACAACAGTGAATACAAATTTTCAACCTGGATTTTTCGTATCGCTACCAATCTTTGTATCGACAGGTTAAGAAAGAAGAAGCCAGATTATTATTTGGATGCTGAAGTACCGGGAACAGATGGTGCTACGATGTATAGTCAGCTTTCAAGTGAAGAGCCTTTACCTGAGGAAGTGGTTACAGAGAATGAAGAGTGGAATGAACTCCAGGCAGAGATCATGAAGCTTCCTGAAAAATACAGGACAGCTATTCTTTTAAAATACGTTGAAGATCTCTCATTAGAAGAGATCAGCAAGATTATGGACATACCCGTTCCAACAGTAAAAACTCGAATACATCGAGGTCGGGAAGCGTTGAAGAAAGTATTTCAAATGGTTGTAAAAACGAGGTGA
- the truA gene encoding tRNA pseudouridine(38-40) synthase TruA, whose protein sequence is MARMKVTVAYDGTEFAGYQVQPSGRTVQGTIQAVLQKMHKGEPVGIFASGRTDAGVHAIGQVFHFDTHMEIPSEAWGKALNAMLPNDILIKDVEMVSDSFHSRFSATGKEYHYKILRSKQPDVFQRNHMFHFPYSLNVEDMKQAASLFLGTHDFTSFSSAKSEVEDKIRTIFAFDVEEEGNVLTLKVRGSGFLYNMVRILVGTLLEVGQGKLKPKEISAIIKGKDRALAGKTAPANGLYLFRVDYADKTE, encoded by the coding sequence ATGGCTCGTATGAAAGTAACCGTAGCTTATGACGGTACTGAGTTTGCTGGATACCAAGTACAGCCTAGCGGCAGAACGGTTCAAGGAACGATTCAGGCCGTCCTGCAAAAGATGCACAAAGGGGAACCTGTAGGAATCTTTGCATCAGGGCGCACGGATGCAGGGGTTCATGCCATCGGTCAAGTGTTTCATTTTGATACACATATGGAAATTCCATCAGAAGCTTGGGGGAAAGCATTGAATGCGATGCTCCCGAATGATATTCTGATTAAAGACGTCGAGATGGTAAGCGATTCGTTTCATTCTCGTTTCTCTGCAACAGGCAAAGAGTACCACTATAAAATTTTAAGAAGTAAACAACCAGATGTGTTCCAAAGAAATCATATGTTTCATTTTCCCTACTCCCTAAACGTAGAGGATATGAAGCAGGCTGCATCGTTATTTTTAGGTACACATGACTTTACCTCTTTTTCTTCAGCAAAGTCAGAAGTGGAAGATAAGATTCGAACGATCTTTGCTTTTGATGTTGAAGAAGAGGGAAATGTCCTAACGTTGAAGGTAAGAGGCAGCGGGTTTTTATATAACATGGTTCGTATTCTTGTTGGTACACTTTTAGAAGTTGGACAAGGGAAGCTCAAACCGAAAGAGATCTCTGCGATTATAAAAGGTAAGGACCGTGCGCTTGCTGGAAAAACAGCCCCTGCAAACGGACTCTATCTTTTTCGTGTAGATTATGCAGATAAAACGGAATAA
- a CDS encoding aspartyl-phosphate phosphatase Spo0E family protein: MHRDLLIEQIEHSRQQMNELSKHLPLIAQEVVELSQEIDHLLNQYQRINEKEQLHL, encoded by the coding sequence ATGCACAGAGATTTATTAATCGAACAGATCGAACACTCCAGGCAGCAAATGAATGAACTCTCAAAACACCTTCCACTAATCGCACAAGAAGTAGTTGAACTCTCACAAGAGATCGATCACCTGCTTAACCAATATCAGCGCATAAATGAAAAAGAACAGTTGCATCTATAA
- a CDS encoding Mrp/NBP35 family ATP-binding protein has protein sequence MLTEEKVIELLGPIQDPYLHKSMVDSGSIRELKIKEGYVGLKIGLAHTGTPEQMQLQQQIVQVLKNAGVESVGLRFEKRDDITAVNPSEAATQSAPTTLLSENSKTQFIAIASGKGGVGKSTVSVNLAVALARLGKKVGLIDADIYGFSVPDMMGITERPKVKGDRIFPVERFDVKVISMAFFVEDNAPVIWRGPMLGKMLMNFFSEVEWGDLDYVLLDLPPGTGDVALDVHKMLPKCKEVIVTTPHATAAFVAARAGTMAIKTNHEVLGIVENMSYFQSGSTGEKEYVFGKDGGKRLAEELNVPLLGQIPLGQPEIKEDDFAPSVYEQTHPIGEHYIQMAKKIIDKTN, from the coding sequence GTGCTTACAGAAGAAAAAGTCATCGAGCTGTTAGGTCCTATTCAAGACCCTTATTTACATAAAAGCATGGTCGACTCTGGAAGTATCCGTGAGTTGAAGATAAAAGAAGGATATGTGGGGCTGAAGATCGGCTTAGCACATACAGGAACACCGGAACAAATGCAGCTGCAGCAGCAGATCGTTCAAGTGTTGAAAAACGCAGGAGTGGAATCTGTCGGACTTCGTTTTGAGAAAAGAGACGACATTACGGCTGTAAATCCGAGTGAAGCGGCGACGCAAAGTGCGCCAACGACTCTTCTTTCCGAAAACAGCAAGACACAATTTATCGCAATCGCTAGTGGTAAAGGCGGAGTTGGAAAATCAACGGTATCTGTCAACTTAGCTGTTGCTCTTGCAAGGCTCGGAAAAAAGGTCGGATTGATCGATGCTGATATTTACGGATTCAGTGTCCCAGATATGATGGGAATTACAGAGCGTCCAAAAGTAAAAGGTGATCGCATCTTCCCGGTGGAACGTTTTGATGTAAAAGTAATCTCCATGGCATTTTTCGTTGAAGATAACGCACCTGTTATCTGGCGCGGACCGATGCTCGGGAAGATGCTCATGAATTTCTTCAGCGAAGTAGAATGGGGAGATCTAGATTATGTTCTTCTTGACTTACCACCTGGTACGGGTGACGTAGCGCTGGATGTTCACAAGATGCTTCCGAAGTGTAAAGAAGTAATCGTCACGACACCTCATGCTACAGCAGCTTTCGTTGCAGCACGTGCAGGAACGATGGCGATTAAGACCAACCACGAAGTTCTTGGTATTGTAGAGAACATGTCTTACTTCCAAAGCGGGTCTACAGGTGAGAAAGAATATGTTTTCGGTAAAGATGGCGGAAAACGTTTAGCGGAAGAATTAAATGTACCGTTGCTCGGCCAAATACCGCTCGGCCAACCCGAGATAAAAGAAGATGATTTTGCGCCGAGTGTTTATGAACAAACACATCCGATCGGTGAACATTATATTCAGATGGCAAAGAAAATCATCGATAAAACAAACTAA
- a CDS encoding DUF2521 family protein: protein MAIVLNNFKEKQRFKKETFERKVLRDLSLATIKKEFQRLFQPFFQYSLLYQNDIEDACIDMAIDSYLLGAGYSRFAYHGETLEKIKERAYAKQKAIADGLFEYWQFWCWGTEMMMESLHLCCEAFVHIWWMEGYKNGEKRYRMKLQ from the coding sequence ATGGCAATCGTTTTAAACAACTTTAAAGAAAAGCAGCGCTTCAAAAAGGAAACGTTCGAGCGGAAAGTACTTCGGGACTTATCTCTGGCTACAATAAAAAAAGAATTTCAACGTTTGTTTCAACCGTTTTTTCAATACTCGCTTCTTTACCAAAATGACATTGAAGATGCATGCATCGACATGGCGATCGATTCTTATCTTTTAGGAGCAGGCTATAGCCGGTTTGCGTATCACGGGGAAACGTTGGAGAAGATCAAAGAACGAGCATATGCTAAACAGAAGGCGATCGCAGACGGTCTTTTTGAGTATTGGCAGTTCTGGTGCTGGGGAACAGAGATGATGATGGAATCCTTACATCTTTGCTGTGAAGCATTCGTTCATATATGGTGGATGGAAGGCTATAAAAACGGTGAAAAACGCTATCGTATGAAGCTGCAATAA